The following nucleotide sequence is from Juglans microcarpa x Juglans regia isolate MS1-56 chromosome 6D, Jm3101_v1.0, whole genome shotgun sequence.
CAGTTTTGACCCAGATGGCCGGATGTGGCGTGAGCTTTTTCTGGATGGTTACGGTATCATTTACATTGAgaaatatatgagaattttaatgGATTGGTACTGAAAGTTTTTTACTGTTTCGTAGGTATATAGCTCATATAGTCTTATGCTAGGAGGAATTAAATGCATATACATTTGATTTTCACACAAGTTCATGCGGTTGGGTCTGAAAGGAGGTATTCATCATATAGCGCATCATTTGTGCCCCTACAGCTCTGTTTGGAGAAACTCATTAACATAACCATGGTGTCCAAACTTCCATGATCTCTTACAATATTTTCGGGAAATCATAACAACATATGAGCCCAGGAAATTAGATAGGACTTCTGATTCTCCAAAAACATGTATTCAGAAACGTCAGAGAAGAGGAAAGCTAGAGATTGGAGAGAGGCGCCAGCGGGAtagagaatatttatatatatgactgCTCCTCTTCTGATATCAGTGTTTGTGAAGAAGAACCAGGGTAGAGGAACGATGCAAATCTGGGAATTTCTTCTGAAACTCAGACATTAAGGCTAAATTCTCCTGGTGAAGAAGATTGGCTTTTCTCCTCAGCTTCTCATTCTCTTCAATTATACTTTTGTTCTCCAAATATAACTTCAAGTTCTTTAGTTCAACATCTTTGTCTACTTTTTCTTCACACTTTTTCCTGCTGAAAGCCATGATCCACATTAGCTCCATCTAAAACATGCACCACTgacgattatatataatagaatagaGACATGATGATCAAAAGGTTCAGAAGATCAGTGAAGGATTTTCTCCCAGAAGATATATGCGTATTATGTGATGAAATATATACCTGCAGGTAAGCCATTGAACTTGGACTTTAGATCGCTTTGATCTTTGCTTTCTTTCAGAAGAACGGACTGTGCCAGGCGGAATCTTCTCAGCGTTGTTGGTACacatttttgtttggtttttattGGTCTTCCTATAAAAATTAGGAGTAGAAGATAGCGGGTGAAATGAGTGGAAATTGAGAGGAGTGTGTTGCGAGctcctatatataaatatagatggGTTGCCTCCTGTGTATGTATCCATGTGATTACCATgtagggagagggagagagagagagagagatttctctCCTGGTAATGATGGCGGATGGACTCATGATTGTAGAGGGCAGCACACGACATCAAACGATGAGGAGAAAAAGCCCTTGAAGATGGAAAGATGCTCTTGGCTGTGTAAGGCCA
It contains:
- the LOC121235069 gene encoding protein LITTLE ZIPPER 2-like, coding for MCTNNAEKIPPGTVRSSERKQRSKRSKVQVQWLTCSRKKCEEKVDKDVELKNLKLYLENKSIIEENEKLRRKANLLHQENLALMSEFQKKFPDLHRSSTLVLLHKH